AGGGTGGCGTGCTCGTCGCTCCGGCGCACAACCTGCGCTACATCGAGGGCAGCACGATCTGGGCCGGCGTCGCGCCCATGGCCGTCGCCGGGATCGGGCGGGCGTTCGACGTCGACTTCGAGCCCTACCTGAACGAGCGGGGCTCGACCCTGCTGCAGGACATCCAGGACGACTCCATCGCCGAGGTGCTGGGCGCCTATCCCGGCCTGACCTGGGCGGACCTGGTGAAGCCGGAGTTCGTGAACCCCAACTCGATCCCCGAGTTCGTCACGTCGGTCAACGCCGTCAACCGTGGAGCGGCGGACTCCCCGGGCATCCCGATGTTCATCGGCCAGGCGGCCAACGGGATCCTCGAGGGGACGCCGGCCGGGCCCGCCGGCATCGGTCCGGGCGACGGCGTCATGATCGCCGGCGACGTGCGGACCCTGGCCCGCCAGTTCTGCGAGGACGGCACGACGGTGCAGTACCGCCAGTACGACCTGCTGAGCCACTTCACGGCCGTCGCGGTGTGGCTGCCGGAGGCCTTGGCCTGGCTCACGACGCGGTTCACCTCGATCCCGGCGCCGGACAACTGCGCGTCGATCGCCCCGGGCAACCCGCTGGATCTCGAGGTCCTCGCCCGCTGACTCCACGTCGAAGCCCCGGAATCCTGAGGATTCCGGGGCTTCATGGTGGTGGGCGATACTGGGTTTGAACCAGTGACCTCTTCCGTGTCAGGGAAGCGCGCTACCGCTGCGCCAATCGCCCGTGCTGTGAAGTTGTGACATTCGAGGTGGGTACGGGATTTGAACCCGTGTACACGGATTTGCAGTCCGTTGCCTCGCCTCTCGGCCAACCCACCGCAGGATGGGTGTGAACCCTCTCCGAGCGGACAACGAGATTCGAACTCGCGACCCTCACCTTGGCAAGGTGATGCTCTACCACTGAGCTATGTCCGCACTGCCCCGAAATCGGGGCGACACGAAACGATAGCCCACGCGACGACGGCCGTTCAAACCGGGGTGGGCGTACCGTGACGCCATGTTGGCATGGGTGAACGGGGAGCGGTTGGAATCGCCGGAGCGCCCGGCGATCGGGGTGCTCGACCACGGTCTTGTGGTGGGTGACGGCGTGTTCGAGACGGTCAAGGTCGAGTCGGGCGAGCCGTTCGCGCTGACCCGTCACCTCGACCGTCTGGAGCGCTCGGCGCGTGGTCTGGGGATCGACCCGCCGGACCTCGGAGCCGTCCGTGAGGGGGTCGCCGCGACGCTCGACGGCCAGGACCTGCCGTTCGGTCGCATCCGCATCACCGTCACCTCGGGACCGGGGCCGCTGGGATCACCCCGTGGAGACGCCGGACCCACCCTGATCGTCGTCACCGAGCCCTGCGAGCGGCCGCCATCGGTCAGCGCCCTCGTCACCGTCGGGTGGCCGCGCAACGAGCGAGGCGCGCTGGCCGGCCTGAAGACCACGTCGTACGCCGAGAACGCGGTGATGGTGGAGCACGCCCGCCGGCACGGCGCCTCCGAAGCCGTCATGCCGAACACGCAGGGGCTGCTCTGCGAGGGGACCGGGTCGAACATCTTCTACGTGGTGGGGGAGCGGCTCATCACCCCGACGCTCGCCTCCGGCTGCCTGGCGGGAGTCACGCGTGCCTTGGTGCTGCAGTGGTGCGCGGGAGAGCTCGACGTGGCCGAGGTCGACGCGCCGGTCGAGGTCCTGCAGGCTGCCGACGAGGTGATCCTGGTGGGGACGACCCGTGACGTGCAGGCCATCGCCCGGGTCGACGACCGCGAGCTGGCCGCGCCGGGTCCGGTCACCCGGCAGGCGCAGGAGATCTGGGCCCGCGAGGCCGCCCGCTCGACGGACCCCTAGCGCGACCGGGGCCCGTGCCACGGCGACCGGCCGAGGTGGGCTAATGTTGCCCCGCAGGGGCGATTGGCGCAGTGGTAGCGCGCTTCGTTCACACCGAAGAGGTCACTGGTTCGAACCCAGTATCGCCCACCCAGCAGAAACAGTCTCTGACCAGCGGAAACGCGGTCAGGGACTGTTCTCGTTTCTGGCCACGTGCAACAGCAAACGAGAAGAGGAGACTGCTATGAGCGCCATCCACTGCCCCACCGGGTGCGGCGTCGGCACGACTGGTGACGGCCAGCACCGGCGGCCGAACGCGAACTCTGTGACGCGCCACGCTCGGATGCAGCGAACCGACTCCCAGTGGCAGCTAGACCGCGATCTGTCGGCGCATGGCAAGTCTCTGGCCAGTCCCGACGTCGCGATGGACATCGCTGTCTGAGAGCTCGGCTTCGACTTCCCGGTCGATCTCGGAGGGCAAGATCTCCCAGTCGGGGGGCGCGCCTGCAATCGGCCACCCCTTGCGGCCCCATCGATTCCTTGCTTGCAGCGGGTCTTACGACTCCACCTCTGACACCTCGAGTCCTTCTTCATGTGCGGCAACGGCAAAGAAACGCAGGCCTGCCTGCGGCTTGCGGCACATGTGTCTCGTGACCCACGAAGTCCCGTACTCGAATCCCACGGTGCGGTTGTCGTCATCGATTCTGCGTCGGTATTGGTGCGCCCGAACAGAGACCAGCTCCTCTGGTGGTCAAGCCTGCGTCGCAGCGCCGCTCCGGCAGAACGGGTCCCCTGATCGTTCAGAGGACCCCTGAGTCGCCGGAAATCCAACTATCGCCGTCCTGCCCGACTGGTGGGAGTGAGCAGGTGCCACCCGAGGCAACAGCCCGCGGTCAGCCCTCGATCCACGTACGCGTCACACGCTGACTGTTGCCGAACGGCCGACGAACAGCGAACGGCTCCCGCTCGGACCTGCCCAGGCCGCGACCCTTGCGCGGCTTGCGCAGAGCGCAGCCGCGGAAGGAACGCGACGGATACAGTGGCGGCCATGAAGCGGCTCATCTTCGCTGTCGTCGGCGCATTGGTGGGATGGATTGCCGGAACTCTCATCGCGCTTCCGATCGACGTTCTGTTGGCATCCTTTCGCGTAGACCCATCCGAACTGCTCGGCGTGACCACGATCGAGATTTTGGCTGCTTTGGTGGTACTGCCGTCGATAGTGGCTGGCGCGGTTCTGGGCTACCGAAAGGCGCGTGATTCAAGGAGGACGCTGCGACCGGACTGGGCCGTTAAGTCAGGTACGGCCGAACCGGAGGGCTCGCTACCTAGTGTGAACGCTCGACCCGCAAAGCTCACGAATGTTGCCACTTGGCTCTCAGTTTGGTTCATTGGCGGGCTAGTGCTCGTCATTGTTGGCGGATTCTTCATCGCCGCTGGAGTGGATTTCGTCGACCAGGGCTACTCGGACGACGGCGTTGCCAACATTCTCGCAGGTTCAATAATCTCCACTCTGGGTTCGCTGCTCATTCTGGTGGCCGTCCTTGCGAAGGCGGTCCAGGTGGGCCTGCGATCGGTGACCTTCAATGGCACCACTTTTGAGAGACGCGTCGAGCCGAAGCAGTGGTCGATCTCGCGGCCAAGTCCCTGACCTTCTTCTGGAGAAGATCAGCAACCAGTGCCACCGATGGGACGCCAGCCGATCTCGACTACGGCAAGAACCCGGCGAAGGGCCGCCGTTGTTGCCGTCGGGCTGCTTGCTGGCGCATTTTTCATAACGGTTGTGCTTTGACCCCTGATTGTCAGGCTGTTCCTCCATACACGCCCCGTACCCGACCGCATCCTCGCTGCCAAGTTTGGCGGACGAGCGCACCACCACGCCCACCCAGCAGCTCCGCCGCCTCAGTGCGGGTCGCCGACCAGCTTGAGGCCGACGACGCAGCCCACGAGGCCGAGCACGAGGGCGATCTTGACCGCCGACACGGTCTCCCCGCCGGTCGACATCGACCAGACGACCGTCAGCGACGCGCCGATGCCGACCCACACCGCGTAGGCCGTCCCCACGGGGATGTCGCGCATGGCCCAGGCGAGCCCGGCCATGCTGAGCGCCAGCGCGACGGCGAAGACCGCGCTGGGGGCGAGCCGGGTGAAGCCCTCCGAGCGGCCGAGCGCGGTGGCCCACACCGCCTCCAGCACTCCCGAGACAATGAGCACGATCCAGGCCATGACGAACTCCTCGCGGCCCGTCTTGTCGCTGTCCGGGTACGGGTCGTCCTCGTCCGGCGGCGCCGTTCGCACCGTGGGACGACGGTACCGCGCTCAGCCGGGCCGGATCTGGTGCACCGGCAGCCAGCCGAGGTGCGCGGAGTCCGACGACCTGGCCGGGCCGGGCGTCACCCAGATGACCTGGGCCTCCCAGCCGGCCCGGCCGCCGCGGCGCCACGCCAGCACCAGTCCCGGGTACTCGACGGTCGGCCGCCGGGACACGTGACCGTCGAGGTTGACCCACACGTGGTAGGTCCTGGGCAGCCCGGGGACCTCGACGGCCGGCGGGTCGGTGGGGTTCGCCGCATGGCCGGCCCGGGTGCCGGGGGGCAGATCCATCTCCCTAGTAGAACATGCGTTCGACCGTGGTGAGTCGCGTGACCGCGAGGCCGCTCGTCGGGCCCGACGAAAAAGTTTCTTGGTGCAACTTCCTGACTCGCATCGCAGGGGTTCCACGGGTTCGGGGGCGCCCTCCCCGTGAAGGCGACCCATCATTGCCCCCCGGCCGTGGCGAAGTACCAGTGGCAAGACGCCCACATGATCAGAAAGAGAAGGGACTCACCATGAGTACATTCACCTCACGCAAGAAGGTCTTCGCGGGCATCGCCGTCGCCGCGATCGCATCGCTGCCGCTGGCGGCCTGCAGCTCCTCCGACGATGGCGACGACGCGACCGTGTCGAACTCGTCCGAGGTCGTCGCCGAGATCACCGCGCTCACCGGTGAGGACACCGCCGTCCTGCTGGACGCCGGGTTCGCCGGTGCGCTCGAGAGCCTCGGTCTGACCCCCGGCACGGTGGGCGACGGTGAGCTGGTCGACGGCTCGCTCGTCTTCCCGATCACCGGCGGCAACGTCACCTACTTCACCCCGGGCACCGCCTCGCCGTACGTCATCGGTCAGGTCCAGCACGAGGGATCCGGCTTCTCCCTGTCGGCCGGTGACATCACGGTCGAGATCACCAACCTCAACGTCGATCCGGGCGTCTCGCGCGTCTACGGCGACGTGTCGGTCAACGGTGAGCTCGTCGCGTCCAGCGCCTACATCTTCACCCTGAACGGCAGCACCTTGAACCCGCTCGACGTGCAGGGGGACACCGCCGTCCTCCAGGGCACCGAGGTCTACGTCAGCCCGGTCGCCGCCGGACTGCTGAACTCGACCTTCGGCACCGACGCGGTCACCGAGGACCTGCTCGTCGGGATCGCCACGATCACCGTCAACACCACCTCGGGTGACGACGGCAACTGATCTCTCCCGGTTGGGTGAGCCACGACGGCGGACTGGGCCACTGGCCCGGTCCGCCGTCGTCGTCCGCGATCAGAAGGTGTCGCGGATCGTGATGGTGTCGTAGGCGTCGGTGAAGTCGTCGCCGCTGAGGCACGAGAGCGACGTGATCTGTCCGACCGGGATCTGCTCGGTCGTGCAGTTGCTCAGACCGACCACCTCCTGACCGCGCATGAACCGGACCTCCACGATCGCCCCGTCCTGGTCGGGGCGGTTGTTCTGGACCCGCAGGTCGCGGATCTCGATGAGGCCGAAGACGTCCGCCCCGACGCTCCACCCGGGCTGGTAGTCGAAGCCCGCCACGGAGAACGCCTCACCGGGCGTGATCGCCAGAGGGTTGTCGGGTCCGCCGGGAGCGGCGTCCTGGGCCTCGGACTCCTGCACGACCTCGTCGACCTCGTTCACGAACACCGCGGCCAACGCGACGCAGCTGACCAGCCCGAAGGCCATGAGGCCGAGGAGGACGAACAGGATCGTCCGTCCCGTGCGGCGCTTCTTCGCGGGCTGGGCGTACGGCTGGCCGGGCGGGGGCGGGGGTGCAGCGGTCATGGTTCCTCCGATGGGTGGGTGTCCGTCGGAGACTGGCAGAGCGCTGGGACTGATCAGGGCGGTATGGACGAACGCCGTCGAAGGTGGTCCTTTCGAGCCGCCGTGTCGCCGCTCGACCTGATCAGTTCCGGCCGAAACGCAGCCGGAACGGTGACATCGCCAGCGAGACCAGCGGTCGCCGGCCGGCGAGGAACCCGAGCGGGCCGTCGGTCCGGAACGACCAGGTGCCGCGGTGCAGGGCGAGCCGGGCCCGGCCCGACACGGGCGTGACGAGCAGCTCGCCGTCACGGTCCTGACCGATCGTGAAGGCGACCGGGACGGCGAACGGGGCCCTGCGCACCCGGTCGACGTCGAGGCTCGCGATCTCCGGTGATGTCCAGCGGCGCTCGGGGTCGATCTCGAACGGCGCCAGGTCCTTCGGGATGGCCCACAGCTCTCGACCGCCGGCCATCGACGCGGGGGAGTCGACCCAGATGTGGGTGATCGACACCCGCAGCCTCCACCCGTCACGGACGAGCACGGTCGACATGATCTCGCCGTAGGTCAGCGGGCTGGGCTCCTCGTACCGGAAGAACGCGACCCCGACGATGCACCGCCCGAAGACCCGCAGCGGCTTGGTGCGGGGCGAGTGGGGCGGAGGGGCGACGCCTGTCGGCAGCAGGAACACGCCGACGGCGTTGGTGCCGACGAGGTGCCACGGCTCTGCGGGGTAGGTCACGTCCATGCGAACTCCTCGGGCTCCAGCTGACGGGTGCGGCGGGCGTACGGGTGGGTCGCGCCGGGCCAGTTCGAGGTGATGCGCCCCGACGGGTGGCGGTACCAGCTGTCGCAGTTGCCCCAGACCGAGGTGGCGAGGCGTGCCTGCAGCGACCGGTCGAACTCGGCCTCGACCTCGGCGCGCACCTCCACCGTTCGGTGTCGCTCGGCGACCAGACGGTCGACCACCTGGCGCATGTGTCGTGCCTGGGCCTCCAGCATGTAGATGATCGACCCGCCGCCGAGGTTGGTGTTCGGGCCGTAGGAGACGAGCAGGTTGGGGAAGCCGGGGACGTACATGCCGAGGTAGGCGTGCGCGCCCTCGGACCACTGCTCGGCCAGCCTCCGACCGCCGGGACCGATCACGTCGATCGACGACAGGAAGTCTTGGGCGTCGAAGCCGGTGCCGTAGACGATCGCGTCGACCTCGTGGTGCGTGCCGTCGGCGGTCTCCACGCCGGTCGGGGTGATCCGGGTGATGCGGTCACCCACGACGTCGACGTCCGGGCGGCTGACGGTCCGGTAGAAGTTGTTGGAGAACAGGATTCGCTTGCAGCCGATGGGGTAGTCCGGCGTCAGCGTCCGCCGCAGCTCCGGGTCGGGCACGCCCCGTCGCAGGTGCTCGAGGGCCACCTTGCGGTTGACCCGACCCACGCGGGAGTGGTCGTCGAGCCCGCGGGAGAACTGCTCGCCGAAGAACCACCAGACGCCGCGCTCCAGGCGGGTCATCGCCCGGTACCAGCGGGGGAGGGGGCCGTCGGGCTTGGGCAGGATGTAGTTCGCCGAGCGTTGGAACAGGGTCAGCTGCTCGGCCCGCTCGGCCAGGTGCGGCACGTACTGGATCGCGCTGGCGCCGATGCCGACGGCGGCGATCCGCTTGCCGTCCAGATCGGCGTCGTGGTCCCAGCGCGCGGAGTGGAACGAGGTGCCGGCGAAGTCCTCGATGCCCGGGATCGCCGGGAGGCGCGGTTCGGACAGCTGGCCCACGGCGCTGATGAGGATGTCGACCCGCTCGGTGGCGCCGGAGGCGAAACCGACCTCCCACTGCGAGTCGGCCTCCTGCCAGTGCGCCGACACGACCTCGTGGCCGAAGCGGATGCACGGCCGGATCCCGAAGTCGTCGGCGACCCGCGCGAGGTAGTCGTGGATCTCCGGCTGCAGGGCGTAGCGGCGCGACCACGCGGTGTTGACCGCGAAGGAGTAGGAGTACAGCGGGGAGGGCACGTCGCAGCCGGCCCCCGGGTAGGTGTTGTCGCGCCAGACGCCGCCCAGGTCGTCGGACCGCTCCCACAGGCGCACGTCGTCGTGGCCGGCGCGGGTGAGCTCGACGGCGGTGCCGATGGCCCCGAATCCCGAGCCGATGATGCCGATGGAGGTCATTGACGGTCCTTTCCGACCACGAGGATGACGGTGTCGCTGAGCAGGTCGAGGGCTTCGTCGCGCGTCATGGTGCCGCGCTGCAGCCACTCGCGGCAGACGGCCTTGGTCAGCGCGGCGATCGGGCGCAGGCGCGCCCGCAGGTGGGCGTCGTCGGGCAGGCCCAGGGCGTCCAGGGTGAGCCGGGCCGCCCGGTCGTCGGCCTCGTCGACGACGGCCTGCAGGTCGTCGCTGCCGTGCAGGTTGACGGCGCCCGACACGCTGACCCACGCGTGGCCGTAGGTGGCGGCGGCCTCCAGGATCCAGTCGATCGTGAGGCGAACCCGTGCCGGCAGGTCGAGACCCTCCATCTCGGGCAGCTCGCGCTCGGGCATGGAGATGGAGTCGCGCATGACGGCCAGGAACAGCTCACGCTTGGAGCCGAAGTAGTGGTTGATCAGGCCGCGGGCCACTCCGGCGGCGGCAGCGAGCTCGGTCATCGAGATCTCGTCGTAGGGCCGCTCGGCGTACAGGCCGCGGGCCGCCTCGATGATCTGGCGCTGCCGGGTCTCCGGCTCGAGGCGGTGGCGGACGGCGTCACGGACCGTGCCGGCGGAAGCAGGGGGCATGGACCGATCATGACCGGCTATTGGCAGAGTGTCAACAACGGGGTAGGGTGCGTGTCATGAGCACGCATGACTACGACGTCCTGGTGGTGGGTTCGGGCTTCGGCGGCAGTGTCGCCGCCCTGCGGTTGACCGAGAAGGGCTACCGGGTCGCGGTGGTCGAGGCCGGACGCCGGTTCGCCGACGACGAGCTGCCCAAGAACAACTGGCGCGCCCGCCAGTACCTGTGGGCGCCCTGGGCGCGGTGCTTCGGGATCATGCGGATCACCCTGCTGCGCAACGTGCTGATCGCCAGCGGCACCGGCGTGGGCGGCGGCTCGCTGGGCTACGCCAACACGCTCTACGAGCCGCTCGACCCCTTCTACCGCGACCGGCAGTGGGCCCACATCACTGACTGGAAGAGCGAGCTCGCCCCGCACTACGCGCAGGCCAAGAAGATGCTCGGCGTGACGACTGTCCGGGGCTCGACCCCGGCCGACGACCAGCTGCGGGCGCTGGCGCGTGACTACGGGGTCGAGGACACGTTCCACACGACCGACGTCGGCGTGCTCTTCGGCCACGACCACGGCGTGGACCCCGGTGCGCCGGTCTCCGACCCGTTCTTCGGTGGCGTCGGTCCTGACCGCAACGCCTGCATCGACTGCGGCGCCTGCATGACGGGTTGCCGGCACAACGCCAAGAACACCCTGGTCAAGAACTACCTGCACCTGGCGGAGTCCGCCGGCGCCGAGGTGCTCGCGATGACGACGGTCACCGACGTCCGGCCACGCCCGGGCGGCGGCTACGACGTGCGGACCCGCCGCACCGGCAACCCGCTGCGGCGCCGCACGATCACGGCGGAGCAGGTGGTGTTCGCGGGCAACGCGCTGAACACCCAGCAGCTGTTGCACCGCCTGAGGGCCTCCTCCCTGCCGCGGCTCTCCGCGCGGATCGGCGAGCAGAGCCGCACCAACTCCGAGGCCGTCCTCACCGCCCGCTCGATGAACAAGGACGCCGACTTCACCCCGGGCGTCGCCATCACGGCGTCGTTCCACCCCGACGAACACACCCACGTCGAGGTCTGCCGGTACGGCAACGGCTCGAGCGCCCTGGGCCTGATCAACGCGCCGCTGGTCGACGGAGGCCACGGGGGCTCGCAGCTGCGTGCGGTGTGGAAGGCCTACCGGGCGCTCGGCCTGCGCCGGGCGATCGCCATCCACAACCCCCGCCGCTGGGCCGAGCAGTCCATCGTCGTGCTGGTGATGCAGACCCTGGACAACTCGATCACCACCTATCTCAAGCGCGGGCTGTTCGGCCGGCGGATGACCAGCAAGCAGGGTGTCGGCGAGCCGAACCCCCGCTGGATCCCGATGGCCAACCGGGTCGCGCGCGACCTCGCCGCACGGATCGGTGGCAACGCGGGCAGCTCGACCGCAGACCTGGCCGGCATCCCGATGACCGCCCACTTCATCGGTGGCTGCGTCATCGGCACCTCCGCGGAGGAGGGCGTCATCGACCCGTACCAGCGCGTCTTCGGCTACGAGGGGCTGCACGTCACCGACGGGTCGGCCATCTCCGCGAACCTCGGCGTCAACCCGTCGTTGACCATCACGGCCCAGGCCGAGCGGGCGACGGCGCTGTGGCCCAACCGCGGCGAGGCCGACAGTCGGCCTGCACTGGGTGAGCCCTACCGGCGCGTCGACCCGGTGGCGCCGGTCAGCCCGGTGGTGCCGGCGGGTGCCCCCGCGGCGCTCCTCCTGCCGATGCCCACGGTCCGCCCGGTCGGGACGCGGGAGGCCGATACCGTCGAGGCATGATCCTGCGTGACCTGGTCGCGGACGACTGGCCCGCAGTCCACGCGATCCTGCGATCGGTGGCCGAGCAGGGCGAGACCTACGACTGGCCCGCCGACATCAGCGAGCCGCAGCTGCGGGCGATGTGGGTGGAGAACCCCGGCTGGCGCACCGTCGTGGCCACGACCGACGACGGAGCCGTCCTGGGGGTCGCGGACTTCGGCCCGAACCGGATCGGCCGAGGCGCCCACGTGGCCAACGCCAGCTTCGTGGTCGCGCCCGGGGCCGGCGGTCAGGGTGTCGGCCGGGCACTCGGCGAGCACGTCGTCCGGGCCGCGCGTGCCGACGGTTTCGCCGCGCTGCAGTTCAACGCGGTGGTCGAGACCAACACCGCGGCGGTGGCGCTCTGGACCTCGCTCGGGTTCGCGATCATCGGCACGGTGCCGGAGGCGTTCGAGCATCCGCGGCACGGGCGCGTCGGCCTGCACGTGATGCACCGACCCCTGTAGCCGCGGGTCCGGACCGTTAGCATCGGGGCAAGCAGAGCGACCCAGCCGTCGGGGCCGCCACGATCGAAGGGAACACCCGTGTCCGAGCTCGACATCCACGTCCGGTCCGCCGCAGGAGACGACGCCAGGACGGTGGAGCCCGGCACGCGGATCTGGCAGCTGTTCGCCGACGAGCCCGACGTCGTCGCCGCCCGGGTGGACGGCGAGCTGCGGGACCTCTCGCGCGAGCTCGAGGCGGGCGACGTGGTCGAGGCGGTCGCGATCGACAGCCCCGACGGACTCGACATCCTGCGTCACTCCACGGCCCACGTGATGGCCCAGGCCGTGCAGGAGCTGTTCCCGGAGGCCAAGCTCGGCATCGGTCCGCCGATCACCGACGGTTTCTACTACGACTTCGACGTCGCCGAGCCGTTCGTCCCCGAGGACCTGGTCAAGATCGAGTCCCGGATGAGGAAGATCATCAAGGAGGGACAGAAGTTCGACCGCCGCGAGGTCACCGACGACCAGGCCCGGGTCGAGCTGGCGGACGAGCCGTACAAGCTGGAGCTGATCGGGCTCAAGTCCACCGCCGGCGACGTCGCCGAGGGTGCGGGCGTCGAGGTCGGCGAGGGCGGACTGACGATCTACGACAACCTTAAGCGCGACGGTTCGGTCGCCTGGGGAGACCTGTGCCGCGGGCCCCACCTGCCGACCACCAAGCGCATCCCGGCGTTCACGCTGATGCGATCGGCGGCCGCGTACTGGCGCGGCGACGAGAAGAACAAGCAGCTGCAGCGCCTGTACGGCACCGCGTGGCCGACCAAGGAGGCGCTCGAGGCGCACCTGTTCCGCATCGAGGAGGCGCAGCGCCGCGACCACCGCAGGCTCGGTACCGAGCTGGACCTGTTCAGCTTCCCCGACGAGATCGGCTCGGGGTTGCCGGTGTTCCACCCCCGGGGCGGGGTGATCAAGCGTGAGATGGAGGACTACGTCCGCCGCCGGCACATCGAGGAGGGGTTCGAGTACGTCGGCACCCCCCACATCGCCAAGGAGGGACTGTTCCACACCTCCGGCCATCTGCCGTACTACGGCGAGGGCATGTTCCCGGCGCTCGATGTCGACGGCAGCGACTACCGGCTCAAGGCCATGAACTGCCCCATGCACAACCTGATCTTCCGTTCGCGCGGCCGCTCCTACCGTGAGCTGCCGCTGCGATTCTTCGAGTTCGGGCACGTCTACCGCAACGAGAAGTCCGGCGTCATCCACGGGCTCACCCGCGTCCGCGGCTTCGCCCAGGACGACTCCCACTCGTACGTGACCCCCGAGCAGGCGCCCGGCGAGATCCGGCACCTGCTGCAGTTCGTGCTCAGCCTGCTGCGTGACTTCGGTCTCGACGACTTCTACCTCGAGCTCTCGACACGCGACGCCAGCAAGGACAAGTTCATCGGCTCCGACGAGGACTGGGCGACCGCCACGAAGGTGCTGGAGGACGTGTGCCTCGAGAGCGGGCTCGAGCTCGTCCCCGACCCGGGCGGAGCGGCCTACTACGGACCGAAGGTCTCGGTGCAGGCCCGCGATGCGATCGGTCGGTCCTGGCAGATGTCGACGATCCAGTACGACTTCAACCAGCCGTCGCCCGAGCGGTTCAACCTGGAGTACGTGGCGGCCGACGGTTCGCGCCGGCAGCCCGTGATGATCCACTCCGCGAAGTTCGGCTCGATCGAACGGTTCATGGGCGTGCTGGTGGAGCACTACGCCGGCGCGTTCCCTCCGTGGCTGGCGCCGGTCCAGGTCGTCGGGATCCCGGTGGCCGAGCGGCACGCCGACTACCTGGTGAACCTGACGGCCCGGCTCAGGGCCCTCGGCATCCGCGCCGAGGTCGACCACTCCGACGAGCGGATGCAGAAGAAGATCCGCAACGCCCAGACCCAGAAGGTGCCGTTCATGCTGCTCGCCGGCGACAACGACATCGACGGCGGCGCCGTGTCGTTCCGCTACCGCAACGGCGAGCAGGACAACGGTGTCGCGCTGGACGAGGCGATCGAACGGATCGTGGCCGCAGTGCGCGACCGCGTCCAGGTCTGACCCCACCCCCGCGGGCGGTAGGTGAGCAACCCTTCCGCTGGTGCGGCGGTAGGTGGGCAACCGAATGGAGGAGTGATTCGGTACCTCACCTACCGCCGACCGAGTGGGGGTGACGACGCGACGTGGGGCGCCTCGATGGCTGGAACAGCGAGTCCCAATGGTCGCCGAACACCGGCGCAAGCCCCGGGTAGCCGCGGGTGCGCAGGAGTTGGTGCACGGCGGTGGCGAGTGCCCGCGGGTGACGCAGCATCTCGTGGGTCACCTGCAGGTACGCGACGTCATGACGACGCATCCATGCGTACCGGGCGATGTCGGTGTTGAACTGGCCGACGTCCCCGATGTGCTGACGACCCTC
The Aeromicrobium marinum DSM 15272 genome window above contains:
- the thrS gene encoding threonine--tRNA ligase — translated: MSELDIHVRSAAGDDARTVEPGTRIWQLFADEPDVVAARVDGELRDLSRELEAGDVVEAVAIDSPDGLDILRHSTAHVMAQAVQELFPEAKLGIGPPITDGFYYDFDVAEPFVPEDLVKIESRMRKIIKEGQKFDRREVTDDQARVELADEPYKLELIGLKSTAGDVAEGAGVEVGEGGLTIYDNLKRDGSVAWGDLCRGPHLPTTKRIPAFTLMRSAAAYWRGDEKNKQLQRLYGTAWPTKEALEAHLFRIEEAQRRDHRRLGTELDLFSFPDEIGSGLPVFHPRGGVIKREMEDYVRRRHIEEGFEYVGTPHIAKEGLFHTSGHLPYYGEGMFPALDVDGSDYRLKAMNCPMHNLIFRSRGRSYRELPLRFFEFGHVYRNEKSGVIHGLTRVRGFAQDDSHSYVTPEQAPGEIRHLLQFVLSLLRDFGLDDFYLELSTRDASKDKFIGSDEDWATATKVLEDVCLESGLELVPDPGGAAYYGPKVSVQARDAIGRSWQMSTIQYDFNQPSPERFNLEYVAADGSRRQPVMIHSAKFGSIERFMGVLVEHYAGAFPPWLAPVQVVGIPVAERHADYLVNLTARLRALGIRAEVDHSDERMQKKIRNAQTQKVPFMLLAGDNDIDGGAVSFRYRNGEQDNGVALDEAIERIVAAVRDRVQV